CCAGAGTCTCCCTTTACTTTTCAGGCCAGGGAACTTCCTCCACTTTCACACACTCAAGACTATCCAgagaagccgggcggtggtggcgcacgcctttaatcccagcactcaggaggcagaggcaggcggatctctgagttcgagaccagcctggtctataagagacaacctccaaagccacagggaaaccctgtctcgaaaaaccaaaaaaaaaaaaaaaaaaaaaagactttccaGGGAGACCCAGCACTGGCCACCCACCCCCCTGTTTCCTATGAGCCCTTTGTGCACTTTCTACCCAGCCTGGAGTCCTAGTCTTCAGGATGAAGGGACATTCCAGGCACCAGGAAGGCTCTAGGCTACGATAGAGATGTCCTGACCCAGGGATCTCCAGGCACCTCCTTGTGACTACCTGGatatcccccaacacacacacacacacacacacacacacacacacacacacacacacacacacacacactcacacatacacacacactcacacacacacactcacacacacacacactcacacacacactcacacacactcacacacacactcacacacacactacacacactcacactcacacacactcacacacactcacacacactcacacacactcacacacatacacacacacacacacacacacacacacacacacacacacacacacgagataatACATATAAACTCTCACACTGACCCAAGATTCCCCCCCCCTCACCCCAGGTACCACTGGAGCAAGTAAAACTTGAGGTTCACATACAATACCTTCACAGAGTAGGCATATGCTATGAAACCCAGGCAGCAGAAGTTCATGAAGAGCATATTGAACATGGACCAGACCACATGATCAGGCTGGGAGATCTCTCCAGGCATGTTGATCGTGGTGGTTGTTGCAGAAGTTGAGATGTGGGTTCCCCCGGGGAAAACTACCTGTTGGTGCTCCTTAGGCATCTTTTGCCTTTGGATGATATTAAGAGCTGTGGATAAAGATGGGATGGGAAATAAGGCTCATGCTTGTCTGAAGGCTGCTACATAGTGGGCCTGCCTTTTCCCCAGCGGGGTCTGATTCTAGGAAAACTACTTCCTTATGTTTGTTTGTAAATTGGTGTTTTCTAGGGACTGGGGAGTTAAGAACAAATAATTGTTTCAAGTTACCACTGGGGGTGTGTTCTGGGAAAGCTACTCCTAGGCCCTTTCAAGATGTTCTAACCCTGAATCCCCAGAGGCTGGAGGGCCAGCAGTTCACCCTCCA
The DNA window shown above is from Cricetulus griseus strain 17A/GY chromosome 3, alternate assembly CriGri-PICRH-1.0, whole genome shotgun sequence and carries:
- the LOC113834953 gene encoding interferon-induced transmembrane protein 1-like, with product MPKEHQQVVFPGGTHISTSATTTTINMPGEISQPDHVVWSMFNMLFMNFCCLGFIAYAYSVKGQEDGG